One window of the Leptospira ryugenii genome contains the following:
- the gatC gene encoding Asp-tRNA(Asn)/Glu-tRNA(Gln) amidotransferase subunit GatC — MDEKELRNIASLAKIAIHDDEISGMLNDFSRIVSYVDEIKSLDTSSISDDEIYQLTMNQLRPDVKENDLEREKLAKIAPSYENGYVVVPRVIET; from the coding sequence ATGGACGAAAAAGAATTAAGAAATATCGCGAGTTTAGCAAAAATCGCAATTCATGATGATGAAATTAGTGGGATGTTAAATGACTTTTCAAGAATCGTAAGCTATGTGGACGAGATTAAGAGTTTGGACACCTCTTCGATTTCTGACGATGAGATTTACCAACTAACGATGAATCAGTTACGCCCAGATGTCAAAGAAAATGATTTGGAACGAGAGAAATTAGCAAAAATAGCACCATCCTATGAAAATGGTTATGTGGTAGTGCCAAGGGTTATTGAAACATGA
- a CDS encoding undecaprenyl-phosphate glucose phosphotransferase has protein sequence MLKERSQSFKLLFLVTDLLITFLSFGIAFCVRYYLLDDSDFQRTVIDFKSYLILGSVLGISQVISFLSIDLYHPRRGLSFTDEFFAITFGVLINLVLILAILFFFRGESFSRLVILYFALTTVMSTAIGHFILRKVLQFLRKKGYNLRSVLILGTSKQAVNFANSLNKHTIYGYQVKGFVSGKESLAEQSLPIVTAANNLESYLKEADIDLIVYAFSHEEGNYLKEVIDIADYLGLDLRIVPSYEEIITAKGRVEVMDGIPIISIRNIPLRLGYNRVVKRTFDIFFATGFILVFSPLFLLIAFLIKCTSKGPVFYKQERVGLDHKKFQMLKFRSMVVQEKKDSDTLWTTKNDPRVTKIGAFLRKMSLDEIPQFFNVLMGDMSVVGPRPERPYYVEKFQNEHHQYMRRHAAKAGITGWAQIQGLRGDTSIEERIKADIYYIENWSLILDIKIILLTPVKAILDRNAY, from the coding sequence ATGCTAAAAGAAAGAAGTCAATCTTTCAAACTATTATTTTTAGTTACAGATTTACTCATCACTTTTCTAAGTTTTGGAATAGCCTTTTGTGTAAGATATTATCTTTTAGATGATTCTGACTTTCAAAGAACCGTTATCGATTTCAAAAGTTATTTGATACTTGGATCAGTGTTGGGTATCAGCCAAGTCATATCTTTTTTATCGATTGATCTATATCATCCCAGAAGAGGACTTTCCTTTACTGATGAATTCTTTGCGATTACATTTGGTGTTCTGATCAATTTAGTCCTTATACTCGCGATTTTATTTTTCTTCAGAGGAGAAAGCTTTTCGCGACTTGTGATTCTTTACTTTGCTTTGACTACAGTGATGTCAACGGCAATCGGACATTTTATTTTAAGAAAGGTACTTCAATTTCTCCGAAAGAAAGGTTACAATTTACGATCTGTATTAATTTTAGGAACAAGTAAACAAGCTGTTAATTTTGCAAATAGTTTGAACAAACATACTATTTATGGCTACCAGGTCAAAGGATTTGTCTCTGGTAAAGAATCTCTTGCAGAGCAAAGTTTGCCCATTGTCACCGCCGCAAACAATCTTGAGAGCTATCTAAAGGAAGCTGATATTGATCTTATTGTTTATGCATTTTCTCATGAAGAAGGCAACTACCTCAAAGAAGTGATCGATATCGCAGATTATTTGGGATTGGATTTAAGAATTGTACCCAGTTACGAAGAGATCATTACAGCTAAGGGACGCGTTGAAGTGATGGATGGGATTCCCATCATTTCTATTCGAAACATCCCTCTTCGTCTAGGCTACAATCGTGTTGTCAAAAGGACCTTTGATATATTTTTTGCTACAGGATTCATTCTCGTATTTAGTCCATTGTTTCTTTTGATTGCCTTTTTGATTAAATGTACAAGCAAAGGACCCGTTTTTTATAAACAAGAACGTGTAGGTTTAGACCATAAAAAATTCCAAATGTTAAAGTTTAGATCGATGGTCGTACAAGAAAAAAAGGATTCCGATACTCTCTGGACAACTAAAAACGATCCAAGAGTTACAAAAATTGGAGCCTTTCTCAGGAAAATGTCCTTAGACGAAATTCCACAATTTTTCAATGTGTTGATGGGAGATATGTCAGTTGTGGGTCCTAGGCCAGAAAGACCATATTACGTTGAGAAGTTTCAAAATGAACACCATCAATACATGCGAAGACATGCGGCCAAAGCCGGTATTACTGGCTGGGCGCAAATACAAGGTCTTCGTGGTGATACTTCGATAGAAGAGAGAATCAAAGCAGATATATATTATATTGAGAATTGGAGTTTGATTTTAGATATAAAAATTATACTTCTAACGCCTGTTAAGGCAATTTTGGACCGTAATGCATATTAG
- a CDS encoding LPS-assembly protein LptD, whose protein sequence is MYLILFYYLFLFVSFGLLGQDMDSLRQIFPDSTNQSRPTGDEERKSTANSIQRNLIQKSVDKMTDREVDENLRNLGLSTQGTIYVKRERLREAIVPEPLIDPMQELLNQQNQKKKEPPIQIQNAAEGQLLNIDKTQGGVLILRGKVKLKIKGGELTADSVSIDAQRQEVYAEGGVIYKDGQSKVTGERFLYDIKLNQGVVYNSKLSVYPSFFIGQKLKRLDEKRYLLEMGYFTACNAELPHDTFMAKKILIYDDRSVVAYQITFKVGGTPVFWLPALYNSDTGNGLTTQLGKNNTQGWFWQNSYQWSDPYPNSLFLATGYKARFDVYEKTGQAAQLEMWKLSPNVNYNINLGYANYKNNQITPAYEDRFSNFGVGNVAVTNTVDRGPLVPNTSLPFRNTGIDYDPWWKADLRLNIKSNDFTKDVTRNMQLAYENYSNRQFDYEFGNRYQPSNSLQSLYSFRDVRFGLIKNLLNWSFNYTENRGDLSVSLGMNRTLVYQIQADRYFSAQDTLPVVTIKNSSVVGTVPYFNSPVYWDFTFLSNIQKLYGAPVQSNYPGTSIVDPTGKYKDFVLRTQTSIMGESGLRSPISLGTYASFTPSFYVGATKQTAEFPGAGTAANSPDLDSNKAYVTFLRQQSYQYLRQSHTARFGVPELFLSTTYRRIDAQKAEVKDPVLGNQRQHEAELALESYALNDWDISVRTIRDLRTLSPDYNPGITNMQRWYFTILRVGGFIDFIDGFQTRRPSVLERKRNFYSGIYINNDYIHHTPQNRSLSNNLTISYKMGGFSWPIIRAFRSLEIGGTWYHVYKDNFLDSYRFFFKTDTKITRYSGIELELDSRVTEPWRLTALAQGQFYAYSLTPELYTIQSGTNYDQTTIWEDAVSGTGANGEERRQKTVFNINRFMTTLKLDLHNWEFRLGYSMNLRAFPGGLTGNNQLTFYDQSVYFSVNVMNFNFGDSSSAQAARVRLYRFRKRPLDGTTETVTAGAQ, encoded by the coding sequence ATTTATCTCATTCTTTTCTACTACCTATTTCTATTCGTTTCTTTTGGGCTGCTAGGTCAGGATATGGACTCGCTTAGGCAAATTTTTCCGGACTCAACTAACCAATCCAGACCAACGGGTGATGAAGAAAGAAAATCAACCGCCAATTCCATCCAAAGAAATTTAATCCAAAAGTCCGTTGATAAAATGACAGACCGAGAAGTAGACGAGAACCTGCGCAACCTAGGTTTGAGTACGCAAGGTACTATCTATGTGAAACGAGAAAGATTACGAGAAGCGATTGTCCCCGAGCCACTCATTGATCCCATGCAAGAGCTCTTAAACCAACAAAACCAAAAGAAAAAAGAGCCACCTATCCAAATCCAAAATGCGGCAGAAGGACAATTGCTCAATATTGATAAGACACAGGGAGGAGTGTTGATCCTCCGAGGAAAGGTAAAATTAAAGATCAAAGGTGGTGAGTTAACTGCAGATTCCGTTTCCATTGATGCCCAAAGACAGGAAGTGTATGCAGAAGGTGGGGTCATCTACAAAGATGGCCAGTCTAAGGTCACTGGTGAGAGATTTTTATACGATATCAAATTAAACCAAGGAGTTGTTTATAATTCTAAACTAAGTGTATACCCAAGTTTTTTCATAGGCCAAAAACTAAAACGTTTAGATGAAAAACGCTACCTTTTAGAAATGGGATACTTTACTGCCTGCAATGCGGAACTCCCTCATGATACCTTTATGGCAAAGAAAATCTTAATATATGATGATCGATCTGTTGTAGCTTACCAAATCACTTTTAAAGTAGGTGGCACGCCAGTATTTTGGCTTCCCGCTCTTTATAACTCAGACACAGGAAATGGTTTAACAACTCAACTTGGAAAAAACAATACGCAAGGATGGTTCTGGCAAAATAGTTACCAATGGTCAGATCCTTATCCAAACTCATTGTTTCTTGCTACAGGATATAAAGCTAGATTTGATGTGTATGAAAAAACGGGTCAAGCAGCTCAGTTAGAGATGTGGAAACTATCACCTAATGTGAATTACAATATCAATCTAGGCTATGCAAACTATAAAAACAACCAAATTACTCCTGCATATGAAGATCGTTTTAGCAATTTTGGTGTTGGAAATGTTGCTGTTACAAATACCGTTGACAGAGGCCCTCTCGTTCCAAACACCTCTTTGCCATTTCGGAATACTGGGATAGATTATGATCCATGGTGGAAGGCCGATTTAAGGTTAAATATCAAATCCAATGATTTCACAAAAGACGTTACTCGTAACATGCAACTTGCTTATGAGAATTATAGCAACAGACAATTTGATTACGAATTTGGAAATCGTTACCAACCTTCCAACTCATTGCAATCCCTCTATTCCTTTCGAGATGTAAGATTTGGATTAATTAAGAACTTACTGAATTGGAGTTTCAATTATACTGAAAACCGTGGTGATTTGAGTGTCAGTCTAGGGATGAACCGTACTTTAGTATATCAAATCCAAGCAGATCGTTATTTTTCAGCGCAGGATACACTGCCTGTGGTCACGATTAAAAATTCATCGGTCGTCGGAACTGTCCCGTATTTTAATAGTCCAGTCTACTGGGACTTTACTTTTTTATCCAACATACAGAAATTATACGGAGCTCCAGTTCAATCTAATTACCCGGGAACGTCAATCGTGGATCCGACAGGAAAGTACAAAGATTTTGTACTCCGTACACAAACATCCATTATGGGAGAGTCTGGATTGCGTTCCCCTATTTCCCTCGGTACTTATGCATCGTTTACTCCCTCATTTTATGTTGGAGCGACAAAACAGACTGCGGAATTCCCGGGTGCAGGTACAGCAGCCAACAGCCCCGACTTAGATTCCAATAAAGCATATGTTACTTTTTTAAGACAACAATCTTACCAATATCTCAGACAATCACATACCGCTAGATTTGGTGTACCAGAACTATTCTTGTCTACCACCTATCGAAGGATTGATGCACAAAAAGCGGAAGTGAAAGATCCTGTATTAGGAAACCAGAGGCAACATGAAGCAGAGCTTGCTTTGGAAAGTTACGCCTTAAATGATTGGGACATCTCGGTTCGCACAATCAGGGACTTAAGAACTCTATCTCCAGACTATAACCCAGGGATTACAAACATGCAAAGATGGTATTTTACCATCTTGCGAGTAGGCGGGTTTATTGATTTTATTGATGGCTTTCAGACAAGAAGGCCGAGTGTTCTAGAAAGAAAACGCAATTTTTATTCCGGAATCTACATCAACAACGATTACATTCACCATACGCCGCAAAATCGATCTCTATCCAATAACTTAACAATCTCTTATAAAATGGGTGGCTTCTCATGGCCTATCATTAGAGCCTTTCGGAGTCTTGAAATCGGAGGTACTTGGTACCACGTTTATAAGGATAATTTTTTGGATAGCTACCGATTCTTTTTTAAGACTGACACAAAAATCACACGTTATTCGGGCATCGAATTAGAACTTGATTCAAGAGTGACAGAACCATGGCGTTTAACAGCTCTTGCCCAAGGACAGTTCTATGCCTATTCATTAACACCTGAGTTGTACACAATACAGTCAGGAACAAATTATGACCAAACTACAATTTGGGAAGATGCAGTGTCAGGGACTGGTGCCAATGGAGAAGAAAGAAGGCAAAAAACTGTTTTTAATATCAATCGCTTTATGACAACGCTAAAATTGGACCTGCACAACTGGGAATTTAGATTGGGATATAGTATGAATTTAAGAGCTTTCCCTGGTGGTTTGACAGGAAACAACCAATTGACTTTTTATGACCAAAGTGTTTATTTTTCTGTGAATGTAATGAACTTCAACTTTGGAGATTCATCAAGTGCACAAGCAGCTAGAGTTCGATTGTATAGATTTAGAAAACGTCCGTTAGATGGAACAACGGAAACCGTTACAGCAGGAGCTCAATAG